A part of Streptomyces sp. NBC_00557 genomic DNA contains:
- a CDS encoding septum formation initiator family protein, with amino-acid sequence MRRKPQLRGRAARLARLLPAGRARAARTPFVLLVVLLLGGGLIGLLMLNSALSEGSFKLADLQKQTKNLTDEEQALQRDIDAYSSPDALQRRARQLGMVPGGDPVFLGPDGRVKGVPSPAPESAAFTDPVPPEVLTPAPGPSAATPGAPGPALSGVPAPATPGAPAAATAGAATPPQGLSQPAPSVSAAAAPPPPASSQPTPTPTPTPTPGR; translated from the coding sequence GTGCGTAGGAAACCCCAGCTGAGGGGGCGCGCCGCCCGGCTCGCGCGGCTCCTCCCGGCCGGCCGGGCCCGGGCCGCCCGCACCCCGTTCGTGCTGCTCGTCGTCCTGCTCCTCGGCGGCGGCCTGATCGGGCTGCTGATGCTCAACTCCGCGCTCAGCGAAGGGTCGTTCAAGCTCGCCGACCTGCAGAAGCAGACGAAGAACCTCACCGACGAGGAACAGGCGCTGCAGCGCGACATCGACGCCTACTCGTCCCCCGACGCCCTCCAGCGCCGCGCCCGCCAGCTCGGCATGGTCCCCGGCGGCGACCCGGTCTTCCTCGGCCCCGACGGCAGGGTCAAGGGCGTCCCGAGCCCCGCCCCCGAGTCCGCCGCCTTCACCGACCCGGTCCCGCCCGAGGTCCTGACCCCGGCCCCCGGCCCGTCCGCGGCCACGCCCGGCGCCCCCGGCCCGGCCCTGTCCGGCGTCCCGGCCCCGGCGACACCCGGCGCCCCCGCCGCGGCCACGGCCGGCGCCGCCACACCGCCCCAGGGCCTGTCCCAGCCCGCCCCCTCGGTCTCCGCGGCGGCCGCCCCCCCGCCCCCCGCCAGCTCCCAGCCCACCCCCACCCCCACCCCCACCCCGACCCCCGGCAGGTGA
- the rsmH gene encoding 16S rRNA (cytosine(1402)-N(4))-methyltransferase RsmH — MNEREALPRDSGGGRQEGQDRHVPVMLQRCLDLLAPALERPGAVVVDCTLGLGGHSEGLLARFPEARLIGLDRDKEALRLSGERLAPYGERATLVHAVYDELPEVLRRLRIARVQGVLFDLGVSSMQLDEAERGFAYAQDAPLDMRMDQTTGISAAEVLNTYPAGELVRILRAYGEEKQAKRIVSAIVREREKEPFSNSARLVELIRDALPQAAKRTGGNPAKRTFQALRIEVNGELSVLERAIPAAVKALDVGGRIAVLSYHSLEDRLVKHVFAAGAASTAPPGLPVVPERYQPRLKLLTRGAELPTEEEVAENRRAAPARLRGAERIREDAE; from the coding sequence ATGAACGAGCGCGAAGCGCTTCCGCGTGACAGCGGTGGTGGGCGACAGGAGGGACAGGACCGGCACGTCCCGGTGATGCTCCAGCGGTGCCTGGACCTGCTGGCGCCCGCCCTGGAGCGCCCGGGAGCGGTGGTCGTCGACTGCACCCTCGGCCTCGGCGGACACAGCGAAGGGCTGCTGGCCCGGTTCCCCGAGGCCCGGCTGATCGGCCTCGACCGGGACAAGGAGGCGCTGCGGCTGTCCGGCGAGCGGCTGGCGCCCTACGGCGAGCGCGCCACCCTCGTGCACGCCGTCTACGACGAACTGCCCGAGGTGCTGCGCCGGCTCCGCATCGCGCGCGTGCAGGGCGTCCTGTTCGACCTCGGGGTCTCCTCCATGCAGCTGGACGAGGCCGAGCGCGGCTTCGCCTACGCCCAGGACGCGCCCCTGGACATGCGGATGGACCAGACGACCGGCATCAGCGCCGCCGAGGTCCTCAACACCTACCCGGCGGGCGAACTCGTGCGGATCCTGCGCGCGTACGGCGAGGAGAAGCAGGCCAAGCGGATCGTGTCCGCGATCGTGCGCGAGCGCGAGAAGGAGCCGTTCAGCAACAGCGCGCGGCTGGTGGAGCTGATCCGGGACGCGCTGCCGCAGGCCGCCAAGCGCACCGGCGGAAACCCGGCCAAGCGCACCTTCCAGGCGCTGCGCATCGAGGTCAACGGCGAACTGTCCGTCCTGGAGCGGGCGATCCCGGCCGCGGTGAAGGCCCTGGACGTCGGCGGCCGCATCGCCGTCCTGTCGTACCACTCGCTGGAGGACCGTCTGGTCAAGCACGTCTTCGCGGCCGGCGCGGCCTCCACCGCACCCCCCGGCCTCCCGGTCGTGCCGGAGCGCTACCAGCCGCGGCTCAAGCTGCTCACCCGGGGTGCCGAACTTCCCACCGAGGAAGAGGTCGCCGAGAACCGCCGGGCCGCCCCGGCCAGGCTGCGCGGCGCGGAACGCATCAGGGAGGACGCCGAGTGA
- a CDS encoding beta-class carbonic anhydrase, which translates to MTTSAAAPTGSEGAITEGGTVTDRLVAANQAYAAEFTDPGMDARPVLKVAVVACMDARLDLHKALGLQLGDCHTIRNAGGVVTDDVIRSLTISQRALGTRSVVLIHHTGCGMESITEDFRHDLEMEVGQRPAWAVEAFRDVDQDVRQSMQRVRTSPFLLHTDDVRGFVFDVRTGLLREVDPA; encoded by the coding sequence ATGACGACTTCCGCAGCAGCTCCCACTGGATCCGAAGGCGCCATAACCGAGGGCGGCACCGTGACGGACCGCCTGGTCGCGGCGAACCAGGCGTACGCCGCCGAGTTCACCGACCCGGGCATGGACGCCCGCCCCGTACTCAAGGTCGCGGTCGTGGCCTGCATGGACGCCCGCCTCGACCTGCACAAGGCGCTCGGCCTGCAGCTCGGCGACTGTCACACCATCCGCAACGCGGGCGGTGTGGTCACCGACGACGTGATCCGCTCCCTGACCATCAGCCAGCGCGCGCTCGGCACCCGCAGCGTGGTCCTCATCCACCACACCGGCTGCGGCATGGAGTCCATCACCGAGGACTTCCGGCACGACCTGGAGATGGAGGTCGGCCAGCGGCCGGCCTGGGCGGTGGAGGCCTTCCGGGACGTCGACCAGGACGTCCGCCAGTCCATGCAGCGGGTGCGCACCTCGCCGTTCCTGCTGCACACCGACGACGTGCGCGGTTTCGTGTTCGACGTGCGCACGGGTCTGCTGCGCGAGGTCGACCCGGCCTGA
- a CDS encoding peptidoglycan D,D-transpeptidase FtsI family protein produces the protein MSDREPPRRRVPGPARPPRPRSAAARRQPVPGARPARRPSGARPMTAPPLRLGSPRPRLRMVSLTLTLVLIAFVVRLLQVQGVDASAYAARAEQNRYVVHTLAAERGGITDRNGVALAISQDAYDITADPTMFSRKQLKIGDGPEQAAALLSPILGKSQADLVRKLRPKNPDSRYARLATRQTPQVWKQIKDLKTALADKAETDRNTVNVLAGVFADPSSQRVYPNGDLAAGILGWVNADGKGGGGIEQELNKQLSGKDGKIRYAQSGGREVPTAGSNETPAVPGSDVELTIDRDIQWAAQNAITEQVKKSRADRGYVIVQDTRTGQILAMANAPGFDPNDLSKADGAALGNAALQDAYEPGSTAKVMSMAAVLEENAATPLTHVVVPNRLHRGDRLFSDDVDHGTWYLTLNGVLAKSSNIGTILATGQLGRTQPEANKVLYSYLRRFGIGSYTGLGFPGETPGILAPYQKWSTSQQYTIPFGQGFSLNAMQAASVYSTIANGGVRIQPTLVRGTKGPDGRFTPAPRPKQTRVVSEKTARTLARMLESVVGDEQGTGAKARIPGYNVAGKTGTANRVDPATGRYHGYTSSFAGFAPADNPRITVYCAIQNATSGSYFGGQICGPIYKQVMEFALKTLQVPPTGAPAANLPVDYKP, from the coding sequence GTGTCCGACAGGGAACCGCCGCGCCGACGTGTGCCCGGGCCCGCCAGGCCGCCGCGGCCGAGGAGCGCCGCCGCGCGGCGGCAGCCCGTGCCCGGCGCCCGTCCGGCCCGGCGCCCGAGCGGGGCCCGGCCGATGACCGCGCCCCCGCTCCGGCTCGGCAGCCCCCGGCCCCGGCTGCGCATGGTCAGCCTCACGCTCACCCTGGTCCTGATCGCCTTCGTCGTACGGCTGCTGCAGGTGCAGGGCGTCGACGCGAGCGCGTACGCCGCGCGGGCCGAGCAGAACCGGTATGTCGTGCACACGCTGGCCGCCGAGCGCGGCGGGATCACCGACCGCAACGGCGTGGCCCTCGCCATCAGCCAGGACGCCTACGACATCACGGCCGACCCGACGATGTTCAGCAGGAAGCAGCTGAAGATCGGCGACGGCCCGGAGCAGGCCGCCGCGCTGCTCTCGCCGATCCTCGGGAAGAGCCAGGCCGACCTCGTGAGGAAGCTGCGGCCGAAGAACCCCGACTCCCGCTACGCCCGGCTCGCCACCCGGCAGACCCCGCAGGTCTGGAAGCAGATCAAGGACCTGAAGACCGCGCTCGCCGACAAGGCCGAGACCGACAGGAACACCGTCAACGTGCTCGCCGGCGTCTTCGCCGACCCCAGCAGCCAGCGCGTGTACCCCAACGGCGACCTCGCCGCCGGGATACTGGGCTGGGTCAACGCCGACGGCAAGGGCGGCGGCGGCATCGAGCAGGAGCTGAACAAGCAGCTCTCGGGGAAGGACGGCAAGATCCGCTACGCCCAGTCGGGCGGCCGCGAGGTGCCGACCGCGGGCTCCAACGAGACGCCCGCCGTGCCCGGTTCCGACGTCGAGCTGACCATCGACCGCGACATCCAGTGGGCCGCGCAGAACGCCATCACCGAGCAGGTGAAGAAGTCCAGGGCCGACCGCGGCTACGTCATCGTCCAGGACACCCGCACCGGCCAGATCCTGGCCATGGCCAACGCGCCCGGCTTCGACCCCAACGACCTGTCGAAGGCGGACGGCGCCGCCCTGGGCAACGCCGCCCTGCAGGACGCCTACGAGCCCGGCTCCACCGCCAAGGTGATGTCGATGGCGGCCGTGCTGGAGGAGAACGCGGCGACCCCGCTCACCCACGTCGTCGTACCCAACCGGCTGCACCGCGGCGACCGGCTCTTCTCCGACGACGTCGACCACGGCACCTGGTACCTCACGCTGAACGGCGTCCTCGCCAAGTCCAGCAACATCGGCACCATTCTGGCCACCGGCCAGCTGGGCAGGACGCAGCCCGAGGCCAACAAGGTCCTCTACTCGTACCTGCGCAGGTTCGGCATCGGCAGCTACACCGGGCTCGGCTTCCCCGGCGAGACGCCCGGCATCCTCGCGCCGTACCAGAAGTGGTCCACCTCGCAGCAGTACACGATTCCTTTCGGCCAGGGCTTCTCCCTCAACGCGATGCAGGCCGCCTCCGTGTACTCGACCATCGCCAACGGCGGGGTGCGGATCCAGCCGACCCTGGTGCGCGGCACCAAGGGCCCCGACGGGCGCTTCACCCCCGCGCCCCGGCCCAAGCAGACCCGCGTGGTCAGCGAGAAGACCGCCAGGACCCTGGCGCGGATGCTGGAGTCCGTGGTGGGCGACGAACAGGGCACCGGCGCCAAGGCGCGCATCCCCGGCTACAACGTCGCCGGCAAGACCGGCACGGCCAACCGCGTGGATCCGGCCACCGGCCGGTACCACGGCTACACGTCGTCGTTCGCCGGTTTCGCACCCGCCGACAACCCCCGGATCACCGTCTACTGCGCCATCCAGAACGCCACCTCGGGCAGCTACTTCGGCGGCCAGATCTGCGGCCCCATCTACAAGCAGGTGATGGAGTTCGCCCTGAAGACCCTCCAGGTGCCGCCGACCGGCGCGCCGGCCGCGAACCTGCCCGTCGACTACAAGCCCTGA